In Besnoitia besnoiti strain Bb-Ger1 chromosome Unknown contig00066, whole genome shotgun sequence, one DNA window encodes the following:
- a CDS encoding cytochrome b (encoded by transcript BESB_070210) has translation MSLFRAHLVFYRCALNLNSSYNFGFLVAITFVLQIITGITLAFRYTSEASCAFASVQHLVREVAAGWEFRMLHATTASFVFLCILIHMSRGMYNSSYSYLTTAWMSGLVLYLLTIATAFLGYVLPWGQMSFWGATVITNLLSPIPYLVPWLLGGYYVSDVTLKRFFVLHFILPFVGCILIVLHIFYLHLNGSSNPAGIDSALKVAFYPHMLMTDAKCLSYLIGLIFLQTAFGLIELSHPDNSIPVNRFVTPLHIVPEWYFLAYYAVLKVIPSKTGGLLVFMSSLINLALLSEIRALNTRMLIRQHFMTRNVVSGWVIIWVYSMIFLIIIGSAIPQATYILYGRLATIVYLTTGLVLCLY, from the coding sequence taattacaggtatcactttagcgttccgatatacttctgaagcatcttgtgcatttgctagtgttcaacatctagttagagaggtagcagcaggatgggaatttaggatgttgcatgcaacaactgcttctttcgtcttcttgtgtatcttaatacacatgtctcgaggtatgtataactccagctatagttatttaactactgcttggatgtctggtttagttttatatctacttactatagccactgctttcctcggttatgtactaccatggggacagatgagtttctggggtgctacagtcattactaatctcctttctccaataccatatttagtaccttggttactcggtggatactatgtatctgatgtaacattaaaacgattctttgtattgcactttatattaccttttgtaggttgcattctaattgtattacacatcttctatttacatttaaatggttctagtaaccctgcaggtattgattccgcacttaaagtagccttctatcctcatatgttaatgaccgatgctaaatgtctatcctatctaattggtttaattttcttacaaacggcttttggtttgattgaattatcgcacccagataactccataccagtgaaccggtttgtaactccgcttcatatcgtacctgaatggtactttttagcatattatgcggtgttaaaagtaatcccatccaaaaccggtggtttgttagtatttatgtcctctctcattaacttagctcttttatctgaaattcgagctttgaatactcgaatgttgatacgacaacattttatgactcgaaatgtagtcagtggatgggtaattatttgggtatacagtatgatcttcttgattattattggtagtgctattccacaagcgacttatatcttatatggtagattagctactatcgtatatcttactaccggattggttctatgcttatactaa
- a CDS encoding uncharacterized protein (encoded by transcript BESB_070220), giving the protein MITVILKSNTFSCLKQSSGVVVYCNHKELGCLYLITGVIFSILGTIMSLFIRFELYSSGSRIICTETIATYNVIITIHGLAMIFMFLMPALYGGYGNFFVPIYIGGSEVVFPRTNAISYFLVPLGSVLLTQSICSEFGSGLGWTMYPPLSTSLMVLNPEATDWIIGGLAVLGISSILSSINFLGTCVFMGSNAGAKNYILYIWAIIFTALMLVFTLPILTGGLVMILLDLHVNTEFYDSMYSGDSVLYQHLFWFFGHPEYTSNLTMLWFVVLQDIIYNTEDDSGYEIQTTKFFMIAVHHHPTGLLKTAKSVGFQYPTHLRLFHIGYVLGVIYGFLFSLILTARENYYSDASLISSIVLGVIISETGLFISFFWGVYTTSWTTGLDLEGLCLPDPSSLVLFMTIMLSALSIVVSSVYLKNQHLYTSCTNIMTFTLVVAFLMLVSPPCRLITPLLLNKIQLGTLVHRQM; this is encoded by the exons atgattaccgtgatattgaaatccaacacttttagctgtcttaagcagtccagtggggtggtggtgtactgcaatcataaagaacttggttgtctgtatctcataaccggagtcatcttcagtattctaggaactataatgtctttgtttattcgatttgagttatacagttctggatcgcggatcatttgtacagagacgatagctacttataatgtgataataacgatacatggcctagctatgatctttatgttcttaatgcctgctttgtacggaggatatggtaacttctttgtaccaatatatattggtggttcggaagtcgttttcccaagaactaacgcgatctcctattttctagtaccattaggttctgtgttgttaactcaaagtatttgttccgagtttggtagtggtcttggttggacaatgtatcctccactaagtactagcttgatggtgttaaatccagaggcaactgattggattatcggaggtcttgcagtactaggaattagtagtattttaagttctattaacttccttggtacttgcgtcttcatgggttctaatgctggtgctaagaactatattctatatatctgggctatcatatttactgcccttatgttagtcttcactctacctattcttactggtggattagttatgatccttcttgatctacacgtaaacactgaattttatgattctatgtattctggtgatagtgtactttatcaacatctattctggttcttcggacatccagagtATACATCTAATTTAACCATGCTTTGGTTTGTAGTCCTGCaagacattatctat aatactgaagatgactccggttatgagatacagacaaccaagttctttatgattgcagtacaccaccaccccactggactgcttaagacagctaaaagtgttggatttcaatatcctacacatttaagattattccacatcggttatgttctaggcgtaatatatggattcttgttctcactcatcttaacagcgagagaaaactactactcagatgctagtctaatcagtagcatcgtacttggagttatcatctctgagacaggattatttatcagctttttctggggagtatatactacgagttggactactggtttagatcttgaaggtctttgtttaccggatccaagttctcttgtgcttttcatgaccatcatgttaagtgcattaagtatagtggtatccagcgtatatttgaaaaaccaacatttgtatacaagctgtacgaatatcatgacattcactttggtagtcgccttcttaatgttagtct cacctccatgtcggctcattactcccttgttattgaacaagattcagttaggaacgctagttcaccgtcagatgtaa